GCTCTGGCTAGCCAGCTCGACGCGAGCCATCTGTGTAAGTGATCTAAGCCAGTTGAGCTTGTATTGGAAGTGGGGGTGATCCAACGCCCTGCCGTTGGGGACATACACGCTCCAAACCCTCAGGCCGTCGCACGTCACTCCGAGAGCCCGCGGTTCCACTGCCCCCTCCCAGGTTGGCGGCGCCAGCAGCTGGTGCGTGATGTTCTCCAGGCCAACTCGGGACAGTACCGCGACGCCGTTCCAGGGGCCGTTCCCGACAGCCGCGGATTCGTAGCCCAGGGCCGCGAACGGCAGGGACGGGAAATCGGAGCTGGGGCACTTGGTTTCCTGAATGCACAGCACGTCGGCTTGAGTGCGAGCCAGCCACGCGGCAACCCGGTCGACGCGGCGGGCCACTGAGTTGACGTTCCATGTGGCTATCCGCACAACGGCACCCTAGCTGTGATTGTCACCCGCGCCCGGTTCCTCCGGGCTCGGCCCCC
This DNA window, taken from Candidatus Nanopelagicales bacterium, encodes the following:
- a CDS encoding exodeoxyribonuclease III — its product is MRIATWNVNSVARRVDRVAAWLARTQADVLCIQETKCPSSDFPSLPFAALGYESAAVGNGPWNGVAVLSRVGLENITHQLLAPPTWEGAVEPRALGVTCDGLRVWSVYVPNGRALDHPHFQYKLNWLRSLTQMARVELASQSRLALLGDFNVAPTNDDVYNPAARVGQTHVTAEERDKLRDLEEAGLTQIVPRALKYDHPYTFWDYRQLAFPQNHGMRIDLAFLGGDLPQLVSDAYVDREARKGKGTSDHAPVVIDLDFSNDDLEVA